A genomic window from Peromyscus maniculatus bairdii isolate BWxNUB_F1_BW_parent chromosome 1, HU_Pman_BW_mat_3.1, whole genome shotgun sequence includes:
- the Erfl gene encoding ETS domain-containing transcription factor ERF-like isoform X2 → MGDAAGPWLRDPNFKHFSDRSGCARRGKAHSAMDCSCVSDLLFAPPALPALWTPGFAFPDWAYKPESSPGSRQIQLWHFILELLQKEEYQGVIAWQGDYGEFVIKDPDEVARLWGIRKCKPHMNYDKLSRALRYYYNKRILHKTKGKRFTYKFNFSKVVLVNYPLLDMAAAAAGSPLLLTPGPFGGAPGPDAPPLTPEESQGVGHPYSPQRRINYAWTAPSHSWVLVPPATPSLPACWVLTAAPSPSTPGTLTHTSRAPSPSCPPLSTHLTSTLTLWVPWATCPLQGQGEVPWLHPCLPQRGRAWALSAPQGWQWPLVWPCPGLEVQRPPWVGRRTATPSWRSPTSAAAALTVKGMRGCLCPPRSSQAKGEMAAERVQGGCRW, encoded by the exons ATGGGG GACGCCGCGGGGCCATGGCTGCGGGATCCGAACTTTAAACACTTCTCGGACCGAAGCGGATGCGCAAGGCGCGGAAA GGCTCACTCCGCCATGGATTGTAGCTGCGTCTCAGACCTTCTCTTCGCCCCGCCTGCCCTGCCGGCTCTCTGGACCCCTG GGTTTGCCTTTCCAGATTGGGCCTACAAGCCGGAGTCTTCCCCTGGTTCGAGGCAGATCCAGCTGTGGCACTTTATCCTGGAGCTGCTGCAGAAGGAGGAGTACCAGGGCGTCATTGCCTGGCAAGGGGACTATGGGGAATTTGTCATCAAGGACCCTGATGAGGTGGCCCGCCTCTGGGGCATTCGCAAGTGCAAGCCCCACATGAATTATGACAAGCTGAGCCGGGCCCTGCG TTACTACTACAACAAGCGCATTCTCCACAAGACCAAAGGGAAGCGGTTCACCTACAAATTCAACTTCAGCAAAGTTGTGCTTGTCAATTACCCGCTGCTGGATatggctgccgccgccgccggctcCCCACTCTTGTTGACCCCTGGCCCTTTTGGGGGGGCGCCTGGGCCAGATGCTCCACCCCTGACTCCTGAG GAGAGCCAGGGGGTCGGACACCCCTATTCGCCCCAGAGACGGATAAACTACGCTTGGACAGCCCCTTCCCATTCTTGGGTTCTG GTGCCACCGGCTACTCCAAGCCTCCCGGCCTGTTGGGTCCTTACGGCCGCGCCTTCCCCGAGTACCCCTGGAACTTTAACCCATACCTCACGGGCCCCTTCCCCAAGTTGCCCCCCTCTCTCTACCCACCTCACTTCTACCCTAACCCTTTGGGTTCCTTGGGCCACTTGCCCTctgcaggggcagggggaggtcCCATGGCTGCACCCCTGCTTGCCGCAACGGGGGAGGGCCTGGGCCCTGAGCGCCCCTCAGGGCTGGCAGTGGCCCCTCGTCTGGCCCTGCCCGGGGCTGGAGGTCCAGAGGCCACCCTGGGTGGGAAGGAGGACAGCGACTCCGAGCTGGAGATCACCGACGTCAGCGGCTGCAGCTCTGACAGTGAAGGGGATGAGGGGCTGCCTGTGTCCCCCAAGATCAAGTCAGGCAAAGGGGGAAATGGCAGCTGAGCGGGTGCAGGGTGGATGCCGCTGGTGA
- the Erfl gene encoding ETS domain-containing transcription factor ERF-like isoform X3, with product MDCSCVSDLLFAPPALPALWTPGFAFPDWAYKPESSPGSRQIQLWHFILELLQKEEYQGVIAWQGDYGEFVIKDPDEVARLWGIRKCKPHMNYDKLSRALRYYYNKRILHKTKGKRFTYKFNFSKVVLVNYPLLDMAAAAAGSPLLLTPGPFGGAPGPDAPPLTPETLQNLFSTPRLGEPGGRTPLFAPETDKLRLDSPFPFLGSGATGYSKPPGLLGPYGRAFPEYPWNFNPYLTGPFPKLPPSLYPPHFYPNPLGSLGHLPSAGAGGGPMAAPLLAATGEGLGPERPSGLAVAPRLALPGAGGPEATLGGKEDSDSELEITDVSGCSSDSEGDEGLPVSPKIKSGKGGNGS from the exons ATGGATTGTAGCTGCGTCTCAGACCTTCTCTTCGCCCCGCCTGCCCTGCCGGCTCTCTGGACCCCTG GGTTTGCCTTTCCAGATTGGGCCTACAAGCCGGAGTCTTCCCCTGGTTCGAGGCAGATCCAGCTGTGGCACTTTATCCTGGAGCTGCTGCAGAAGGAGGAGTACCAGGGCGTCATTGCCTGGCAAGGGGACTATGGGGAATTTGTCATCAAGGACCCTGATGAGGTGGCCCGCCTCTGGGGCATTCGCAAGTGCAAGCCCCACATGAATTATGACAAGCTGAGCCGGGCCCTGCG TTACTACTACAACAAGCGCATTCTCCACAAGACCAAAGGGAAGCGGTTCACCTACAAATTCAACTTCAGCAAAGTTGTGCTTGTCAATTACCCGCTGCTGGATatggctgccgccgccgccggctcCCCACTCTTGTTGACCCCTGGCCCTTTTGGGGGGGCGCCTGGGCCAGATGCTCCACCCCTGACTCCTGAG ACCCTGCAGAACCTGTTCTCTACCCCACGCCTAGGAGAGCCAGGGGGTCGGACACCCCTATTCGCCCCAGAGACGGATAAACTACGCTTGGACAGCCCCTTCCCATTCTTGGGTTCTG GTGCCACCGGCTACTCCAAGCCTCCCGGCCTGTTGGGTCCTTACGGCCGCGCCTTCCCCGAGTACCCCTGGAACTTTAACCCATACCTCACGGGCCCCTTCCCCAAGTTGCCCCCCTCTCTCTACCCACCTCACTTCTACCCTAACCCTTTGGGTTCCTTGGGCCACTTGCCCTctgcaggggcagggggaggtcCCATGGCTGCACCCCTGCTTGCCGCAACGGGGGAGGGCCTGGGCCCTGAGCGCCCCTCAGGGCTGGCAGTGGCCCCTCGTCTGGCCCTGCCCGGGGCTGGAGGTCCAGAGGCCACCCTGGGTGGGAAGGAGGACAGCGACTCCGAGCTGGAGATCACCGACGTCAGCGGCTGCAGCTCTGACAGTGAAGGGGATGAGGGGCTGCCTGTGTCCCCCAAGATCAAGTCAGGCAAAGGGGGAAATGGCAGCTGA
- the Erfl gene encoding ETS domain-containing transcription factor ERF-like isoform X1, with protein MGDAAGPWLRDPNFKHFSDRSGCARRGKAHSAMDCSCVSDLLFAPPALPALWTPGFAFPDWAYKPESSPGSRQIQLWHFILELLQKEEYQGVIAWQGDYGEFVIKDPDEVARLWGIRKCKPHMNYDKLSRALRYYYNKRILHKTKGKRFTYKFNFSKVVLVNYPLLDMAAAAAGSPLLLTPGPFGGAPGPDAPPLTPETLQNLFSTPRLGEPGGRTPLFAPETDKLRLDSPFPFLGSGATGYSKPPGLLGPYGRAFPEYPWNFNPYLTGPFPKLPPSLYPPHFYPNPLGSLGHLPSAGAGGGPMAAPLLAATGEGLGPERPSGLAVAPRLALPGAGGPEATLGGKEDSDSELEITDVSGCSSDSEGDEGLPVSPKIKSGKGGNGS; from the exons ATGGGG GACGCCGCGGGGCCATGGCTGCGGGATCCGAACTTTAAACACTTCTCGGACCGAAGCGGATGCGCAAGGCGCGGAAA GGCTCACTCCGCCATGGATTGTAGCTGCGTCTCAGACCTTCTCTTCGCCCCGCCTGCCCTGCCGGCTCTCTGGACCCCTG GGTTTGCCTTTCCAGATTGGGCCTACAAGCCGGAGTCTTCCCCTGGTTCGAGGCAGATCCAGCTGTGGCACTTTATCCTGGAGCTGCTGCAGAAGGAGGAGTACCAGGGCGTCATTGCCTGGCAAGGGGACTATGGGGAATTTGTCATCAAGGACCCTGATGAGGTGGCCCGCCTCTGGGGCATTCGCAAGTGCAAGCCCCACATGAATTATGACAAGCTGAGCCGGGCCCTGCG TTACTACTACAACAAGCGCATTCTCCACAAGACCAAAGGGAAGCGGTTCACCTACAAATTCAACTTCAGCAAAGTTGTGCTTGTCAATTACCCGCTGCTGGATatggctgccgccgccgccggctcCCCACTCTTGTTGACCCCTGGCCCTTTTGGGGGGGCGCCTGGGCCAGATGCTCCACCCCTGACTCCTGAG ACCCTGCAGAACCTGTTCTCTACCCCACGCCTAGGAGAGCCAGGGGGTCGGACACCCCTATTCGCCCCAGAGACGGATAAACTACGCTTGGACAGCCCCTTCCCATTCTTGGGTTCTG GTGCCACCGGCTACTCCAAGCCTCCCGGCCTGTTGGGTCCTTACGGCCGCGCCTTCCCCGAGTACCCCTGGAACTTTAACCCATACCTCACGGGCCCCTTCCCCAAGTTGCCCCCCTCTCTCTACCCACCTCACTTCTACCCTAACCCTTTGGGTTCCTTGGGCCACTTGCCCTctgcaggggcagggggaggtcCCATGGCTGCACCCCTGCTTGCCGCAACGGGGGAGGGCCTGGGCCCTGAGCGCCCCTCAGGGCTGGCAGTGGCCCCTCGTCTGGCCCTGCCCGGGGCTGGAGGTCCAGAGGCCACCCTGGGTGGGAAGGAGGACAGCGACTCCGAGCTGGAGATCACCGACGTCAGCGGCTGCAGCTCTGACAGTGAAGGGGATGAGGGGCTGCCTGTGTCCCCCAAGATCAAGTCAGGCAAAGGGGGAAATGGCAGCTGA